In a single window of the Desulfonatronum thiodismutans genome:
- a CDS encoding chemotaxis protein CheW: MHGQQQSAGKDDTLLQLVTFHIGDEEFGVEILKVQEIIRMMGITRVPKAPDFVEGVINLRGKVIPIIDLRKRFGMTGQEHDKHTRIIVIEINAVIVGFVVDSVSEVLRIPANTVEPPPSIIAGIESEYISGVGKLADRLLILLDLDHLLSRGEQNLLTGL, translated from the coding sequence ATGCACGGTCAGCAGCAGTCGGCGGGCAAGGACGACACCTTGCTGCAACTGGTCACGTTTCACATCGGAGACGAGGAGTTCGGGGTGGAGATCCTCAAGGTGCAGGAGATTATCCGGATGATGGGCATCACCCGGGTGCCCAAAGCTCCGGATTTCGTGGAAGGGGTGATCAACCTGCGGGGCAAGGTCATCCCGATCATTGATCTGCGCAAGCGTTTCGGCATGACCGGCCAGGAGCACGACAAGCACACCCGGATCATCGTCATCGAGATTAACGCCGTCATCGTCGGCTTTGTGGTGGATTCGGTGTCCGAGGTGCTGCGCATCCCGGCAAACACAGTGGAACCACCACCGTCCATCATTGCCGGGATCGAATCCGAGTACATCAGCGGGGTGGGCAAGCTGGCGGATAGACTCCTGATCTTACTGGACTTGGACCACTTATTGAGCAGAGGCGAACAGAATTTGCTTACGGGCTTATAG
- a CDS encoding AbrB/MazE/SpoVT family DNA-binding domain-containing protein — translation MEARAVKMANSLAFLIPKPIVAKLGLMENTSVDISLRGDEIVFRPMPRKYILSELLAGITPENMHDEVGWGEPMGQELLWDASQTNPLKPSSVY, via the coding sequence ATGGAAGCAAGAGCCGTTAAAATGGCTAACAGTCTGGCGTTCCTGATACCCAAGCCAATCGTCGCGAAACTCGGACTCATGGAGAACACCTCTGTCGATATTTCACTCAGAGGCGACGAAATTGTGTTCAGGCCCATGCCCAGAAAGTATATTCTGTCCGAACTTCTGGCCGGGATAACACCGGAAAATATGCATGACGAGGTCGGCTGGGGCGAGCCTATGGGGCAGGAGCTGCTCTGGGACGCATCCCAGACCAACCCCCTGAAACCTTCAAGTGTCTATTGA
- a CDS encoding diguanylate cyclase domain-containing protein — translation MSESLELRSVLVVDDVPINIQVLVEALRTEYRVRIAANGPKALAIAASDDPPDIILLDVMMPEMDGYEVCRRLKNAPETKNIPVIFVTAKSSSEDETLGLNLGAVDYITKPFSIPVVKARVRTHVQLKARTEMLERLAMVDGLTGIANRRSFDQSLEHEWKRTSRNALPISVVMIDIDHFKAYNDNYGHGAGDICLQQVAKALRSVTQRPADLVARYGGEEFAALLPETDVQGAEMIASAMREAVSNLKLPHEHSPIADHVTVSLGHATGFNEFEDSPRKLVDAADGALYKAKESGRNRVQAAGD, via the coding sequence ATGTCCGAATCCCTGGAACTCCGATCCGTACTGGTCGTGGACGACGTCCCCATTAATATTCAGGTGCTGGTCGAAGCCCTGCGCACGGAGTACCGGGTGCGCATCGCCGCCAACGGCCCAAAGGCCCTGGCCATCGCCGCGTCCGACGATCCGCCGGACATCATCCTGCTGGACGTCATGATGCCGGAGATGGACGGGTACGAAGTCTGCCGACGGCTCAAAAATGCTCCGGAAACCAAGAATATCCCCGTGATCTTCGTCACGGCCAAAAGCTCCAGCGAGGACGAGACCCTGGGGTTGAATCTCGGGGCCGTGGACTATATCACCAAGCCGTTCAGCATTCCGGTGGTCAAGGCCAGGGTGCGCACCCACGTTCAGCTGAAGGCCCGTACGGAAATGCTGGAGCGCTTGGCCATGGTGGACGGGCTGACCGGAATCGCCAATCGGCGCAGTTTCGACCAAAGCCTGGAGCATGAATGGAAACGCACATCCCGGAACGCTTTGCCCATCAGCGTGGTGATGATCGATATCGATCATTTCAAAGCCTATAACGACAACTACGGCCACGGAGCCGGGGACATCTGCCTGCAGCAGGTGGCCAAGGCGTTGCGCTCCGTTACCCAACGCCCTGCGGACCTGGTCGCCCGCTACGGCGGCGAGGAGTTCGCGGCCCTGCTCCCTGAGACCGACGTCCAAGGAGCCGAGATGATCGCTTCGGCCATGCGCGAGGCCGTCTCCAACCTCAAACTGCCTCACGAACACTCCCCCATTGCCGACCACGTGACCGTCTCCCTGGGCCACGCCACCGGCTTCAACGAGTTTGAGGATTCTCCCCGCAAGCTGGTGGATGCCGCGGACGGTGCTCTCTATAAAGCCAAGGAATCCGGTCGTAATCGGGTTCAGGCCGCCGGGGATTGA
- a CDS encoding PAS domain-containing hybrid sensor histidine kinase/response regulator encodes MKRQYLTQWLLLGTVLTALGGFITFHVSWREHLFALGGLFALLAVASVLVLAESQRRRTCVATRMSAADEALRKRNVDLERFFSVSLDLLCIADVHGRFIQLNPEWEKVLGYPLSELEGRPYLDFVHPEDVDRTLAAGARLAAQQDLLFFENRLHSRDGSYRWIEWRSKPQGGIIYAAARDVTERKRIEEALVQAKETAETASKAKSAFLANMSHEIRTPLNAVIGLTQLCLETQLESRQRDYLQKVLRSSGMLLNILNDILDYSKIEAGRLVLEQRVFALNEVLDQLSALIEASIKEKGLTLSLQVEPDVPRSLVGDSLRLEQALANLLGNAVKFTERGGVELHVSLEGRDAHQVRLRFAVKDTGIGIKPEERERLFSIFTQADASTTRKFGGTGLGLAISKLLAEMMNGDLDFESVPGQGSTFVLTAILQPAPETEPDQPIASFSAANPPDISSVTDDSGEPDAATALEILERMIRLVESGDLVEEVMLKRLSQALAGKEQVLLDEARHCLEHFDYESASAVLQAMRTAVSSQPQQGA; translated from the coding sequence ATGAAACGACAATATCTGACGCAATGGTTGCTGCTGGGGACCGTGCTGACTGCTCTCGGCGGGTTCATCACGTTTCATGTATCCTGGAGGGAGCATCTTTTCGCTTTGGGCGGCCTGTTCGCGTTGTTGGCCGTGGCCTCCGTGCTCGTGCTCGCGGAGAGCCAACGGCGACGGACTTGTGTCGCGACGCGCATGTCCGCCGCGGATGAGGCCCTGCGAAAAAGAAACGTCGATTTGGAGCGGTTTTTCAGCGTTTCCCTGGACCTGCTCTGCATTGCCGATGTCCATGGACGATTTATCCAGCTTAATCCTGAATGGGAAAAGGTGCTCGGATACCCGCTTTCAGAGCTTGAGGGGCGACCGTACCTGGACTTCGTTCATCCAGAGGACGTGGACCGGACCTTGGCTGCCGGGGCCCGCCTGGCCGCGCAACAGGATTTGCTTTTTTTTGAGAATCGTCTTCACTCCCGAGACGGCTCGTACCGCTGGATCGAATGGCGCTCCAAGCCTCAGGGGGGAATTATCTATGCGGCTGCCCGTGACGTCACGGAGCGGAAGCGGATCGAAGAGGCCCTGGTCCAGGCCAAGGAAACGGCTGAGACGGCGTCGAAAGCCAAGAGCGCTTTCCTGGCAAACATGAGCCATGAAATCCGTACCCCCTTGAACGCGGTGATCGGCCTGACCCAGCTTTGCCTGGAAACCCAACTGGAGTCGCGGCAACGCGACTATCTGCAAAAGGTGCTGCGCTCGTCCGGGATGCTGTTGAATATCCTCAACGACATCCTGGACTATTCCAAGATCGAGGCCGGGCGGCTGGTTTTGGAACAACGGGTTTTCGCCTTGAACGAGGTATTGGATCAATTGTCCGCGCTTATTGAGGCGTCGATCAAGGAAAAAGGGCTCACTCTTTCCTTACAGGTTGAACCGGATGTTCCCCGAAGCCTTGTGGGCGACTCGTTGCGCCTGGAACAGGCTTTGGCCAATTTGCTGGGCAACGCCGTGAAGTTCACGGAGCGGGGCGGGGTGGAGCTTCATGTCAGCCTTGAGGGGCGGGACGCCCATCAGGTTCGGTTGCGGTTCGCCGTGAAAGATACGGGCATCGGCATCAAACCTGAAGAGCGAGAACGACTTTTCTCCATCTTCACCCAGGCCGACGCGTCCACCACCCGGAAATTCGGCGGCACCGGGCTGGGGCTGGCCATCAGCAAGCTTCTGGCCGAAATGATGAACGGCGATCTGGACTTTGAGAGCGTTCCGGGCCAGGGCAGCACCTTCGTGCTCACCGCGATCCTTCAACCTGCCCCGGAAACGGAACCAGACCAGCCTATCGCTTCCTTCTCCGCCGCGAATCCGCCGGATATCTCAAGTGTCACGGATGATTCAGGCGAACCGGACGCCGCGACTGCCCTGGAAATCCTGGAGCGGATGATCCGCCTGGTGGAAAGCGGGGACTTGGTGGAGGAAGTCATGCTGAAGCGATTGAGCCAGGCTTTGGCCGGAAAAGAGCAAGTCCTGTTGGACGAAGCGCGGCATTGCCTGGAACACTTTGACTACGAATCCGCCTCCGCCGTCCTCCAGGCGATGCGAACCGCCGTGTCGTCGCAACCGCAACAAGGAGCATGA
- a CDS encoding nucleoside recognition domain-containing protein — translation MPSSSALFTALHATQDFLRRNILAAGQVCAALFKIMIPVMIVMKVCQELGLVAVLGQVMGPVMEVFGLPGPMGLVWATALLTNLYAAAVVLITLLPEAPLTSAQVTVLATMMLIAHGLPVELSIARRSGARVRTQFVVRIGAAILCGWLLYLGYGWLNWGTTPVQPSWIPDSPPTGWAAWVLREIRNLAGIAVIVLIMLMLLDVLKRLGVTDLMIRLLSPVLKSMGIGREAGTITIVGMTLGLSYGGGLIIHEARSGRIPAKDVFLALTFMGLCHSLIEDTLLMLLLGADISGVLWARMAFSLVFLWILAWTVARLPEGVINALLIRSRDS, via the coding sequence ATGCCCTCCTCCAGTGCCTTGTTTACAGCTCTGCATGCCACGCAAGACTTCTTGCGCCGCAACATCCTCGCCGCCGGTCAGGTCTGCGCGGCGCTCTTCAAGATCATGATTCCGGTGATGATCGTGATGAAGGTATGCCAGGAATTGGGGCTGGTGGCCGTGCTCGGCCAGGTCATGGGGCCAGTGATGGAGGTATTCGGGCTGCCCGGCCCCATGGGATTGGTCTGGGCCACGGCGCTTTTGACCAACCTCTACGCCGCGGCCGTGGTCCTGATCACCCTGCTGCCGGAAGCGCCCCTGACCTCGGCCCAGGTCACGGTCCTGGCGACCATGATGCTCATCGCCCACGGCCTGCCCGTGGAGCTAAGCATTGCCAGGCGCTCCGGGGCCCGGGTGCGCACCCAGTTTGTCGTGCGGATCGGAGCGGCCATACTCTGCGGCTGGCTGCTGTATCTGGGCTATGGATGGCTGAATTGGGGAACGACGCCGGTCCAGCCGTCCTGGATTCCGGATTCGCCGCCCACGGGCTGGGCGGCCTGGGTGCTGCGGGAAATCCGCAATCTGGCGGGCATCGCGGTTATCGTGCTGATCATGCTCATGCTTCTGGACGTGCTCAAGCGCCTGGGCGTCACGGACCTGATGATCCGCCTGCTCTCCCCGGTGCTCAAATCCATGGGCATCGGCCGGGAAGCCGGGACCATCACCATCGTCGGCATGACTCTGGGCCTGTCCTACGGCGGCGGGCTGATCATCCACGAAGCCCGCTCCGGACGTATTCCCGCCAAGGACGTCTTCCTGGCTCTAACCTTCATGGGGCTGTGTCACAGCCTGATCGAGGACACCCTGCTGATGCTCCTGCTGGGCGCGGACATCAGCGGCGTGCTCTGGGCCAGAATGGCCTTCTCCCTGGTCTTCCTCTGGATTCTGGCCTGGACCGTGGCCCGCCTCCCGGAGGGGGTGATCAATGCCTTGCTTATCCGCTCCAGGGATTCATGA
- the carB gene encoding carbamoyl-phosphate synthase large subunit — MPKRTDLRRILLIGSGPIVIGQACEFDYSGTQALKALKEEGYEVILVNSNPATIMTDPELADKTYIEPIDPEVVAKIIARERPDALLPTLGGQTGLNTGLALAESGVLDQYGVELIGATQEAIRKAESREEFRQAMQNIGLNVPKSLIARNMDQVRQAAREISFPIIVRPAFTLGGTGGGVAYNQEDLEALAEQGLTASIKTEVMLEESILGWKEFELEVMRDKNDNSVIICSIENLDPMGVHTGDSITVAPAQTLTDAEYQTMRNASLAIMREIGVETGGSNVQFAVNPKNGDLVVIEMNPRVSRSSALASKATGFPIAKIAAKLAVGYTLDELPNDITRETMASFEPAIDYCVIKIPRFTFEKFPGSQDYLTTSMKSVGETMAIGRTFKEALQKGMRSLEVGVTGLSSDLSQSVPDHETILSGLRLPHSKRLFVLRQALVAGIGEAEIVEATGIDPWFIRQIAEIVVFENELKQFALAENLSAANPNMADILRRAKEMGFSDAQLAAAWKRAETDIRKLRQELDVLPTYKLVDTCAAEFEAYTPYYYSTYEQESETRASTQDKNSRKVVILGGGPNRIGQGIEFDYCCVHASYALREMGVESIMVNSNPETVSTDYDTSDRLYFEPLTFEDVLNIVETEKPEGVIVQFGGQTPLNLAVPLMRAGVPILGTSPDSIDRAEDRERFQALLQKLNLRQPDNGTAMTPDEAIVIAGRIGYPVVVRPSYVLGGRAMEIVFDEAQLRSYFTEAAQVCPGHPILIDKFLQHAIEVDVDALSDGQDTLVAGIMEHIEEAGIHSGDSACVLPPHTLPETIIAEIRRQTEALARELGVIGLMNIQYAVQDGTIYILEVNPRASRTAPFVSKATGLPLAKLATRIMLGQKLKDLGIPDQVPLKYISVKESVFPFRRFPGVDVLLGPEMRSTGEVMGIDESFGLAFMKSQLAAGQRLPESGTVFISVNDADKQDVLPVAKIFQELGFRILATKGTAGLLQQHGLSAEQVFKVHEGRPHVVDHIKNKAIDLVINTSSGKKTVHDSSSIRQTTLLYGIPYTTTLAGAKAMAQALQELKGRGMEVKSLQEYHQG; from the coding sequence ATGCCCAAACGAACCGATCTTCGCCGCATTCTGCTCATCGGCTCCGGCCCCATCGTCATTGGTCAGGCCTGTGAATTCGATTATTCCGGGACCCAGGCTCTCAAGGCCTTGAAGGAAGAAGGATACGAAGTCATTCTGGTCAATTCCAATCCGGCCACGATCATGACCGATCCGGAACTGGCCGATAAAACCTACATCGAACCCATTGATCCGGAAGTGGTTGCCAAAATCATCGCCCGGGAGCGTCCGGACGCCCTGCTGCCCACCCTGGGCGGTCAGACAGGTCTGAACACGGGGCTGGCTTTGGCCGAATCCGGAGTCCTGGACCAGTACGGCGTGGAACTCATCGGGGCGACGCAGGAGGCCATTCGCAAGGCTGAAAGCCGGGAAGAGTTCCGCCAGGCCATGCAGAACATCGGCCTGAACGTTCCCAAGAGCCTCATCGCCCGGAACATGGATCAGGTCCGCCAAGCGGCCCGGGAGATCAGCTTTCCAATCATCGTCCGCCCGGCCTTCACCCTGGGCGGCACCGGCGGCGGTGTGGCCTACAACCAGGAAGATCTGGAAGCCCTGGCCGAACAGGGATTGACCGCCAGCATCAAGACCGAGGTCATGCTTGAAGAATCCATCCTGGGCTGGAAGGAATTCGAGCTGGAGGTGATGCGGGACAAGAACGACAACTCCGTGATCATCTGCTCCATCGAGAACCTGGACCCCATGGGCGTACATACCGGTGACTCCATCACCGTGGCCCCGGCCCAGACCCTGACCGACGCCGAGTACCAGACCATGCGCAACGCATCCCTGGCCATCATGCGCGAGATCGGCGTGGAGACCGGCGGCTCCAATGTCCAGTTCGCGGTCAATCCGAAAAACGGCGACCTGGTGGTCATCGAAATGAACCCCCGGGTATCCCGCTCCTCGGCCCTGGCCTCCAAGGCCACCGGCTTCCCTATTGCCAAGATCGCGGCAAAGCTGGCCGTAGGCTACACCCTTGACGAACTGCCCAACGACATCACCCGGGAAACCATGGCCTCCTTCGAGCCAGCCATAGACTACTGCGTGATCAAGATCCCCCGCTTCACTTTCGAGAAATTCCCAGGCTCCCAGGACTACCTGACAACGTCCATGAAGAGCGTGGGCGAGACCATGGCCATCGGTCGAACCTTCAAGGAGGCCTTGCAAAAAGGCATGCGCTCCCTGGAAGTCGGGGTCACGGGACTCAGTTCGGACCTTTCCCAGTCCGTCCCGGACCACGAAACCATTCTCAGCGGGCTGCGCCTGCCCCACTCCAAGCGACTGTTCGTCCTGCGTCAGGCCCTGGTGGCCGGAATCGGCGAAGCCGAAATCGTGGAGGCCACGGGCATTGATCCCTGGTTCATCCGCCAGATCGCGGAGATCGTCGTCTTTGAGAACGAATTGAAGCAGTTTGCCCTGGCCGAGAACCTCTCCGCCGCCAACCCGAACATGGCGGACATCCTGCGCCGGGCCAAGGAGATGGGCTTTTCCGACGCCCAACTGGCCGCGGCCTGGAAGCGGGCCGAAACGGACATCCGCAAGCTGCGCCAGGAACTGGACGTCCTGCCCACCTACAAGCTGGTTGACACCTGCGCCGCGGAATTCGAGGCCTACACGCCCTACTATTATTCCACCTACGAGCAGGAGAGTGAGACCCGGGCGAGTACCCAAGACAAGAATAGTCGCAAGGTTGTCATCCTGGGCGGCGGCCCGAACCGCATCGGCCAGGGCATCGAGTTCGACTACTGCTGCGTCCACGCCTCCTACGCCCTGCGGGAAATGGGCGTGGAGTCGATCATGGTCAATTCCAACCCCGAAACCGTGAGCACGGACTACGACACCTCGGACCGGCTCTATTTCGAGCCCCTGACCTTCGAGGACGTGCTGAACATCGTGGAAACCGAAAAGCCCGAGGGGGTAATCGTTCAGTTCGGCGGTCAGACGCCGCTGAACCTGGCCGTGCCCCTGATGCGCGCCGGAGTGCCCATCCTGGGCACCAGCCCGGACAGCATTGACCGGGCCGAGGACCGGGAACGCTTCCAGGCCCTGCTCCAGAAGTTGAACCTGCGCCAGCCGGACAACGGTACGGCAATGACCCCGGACGAGGCCATCGTCATCGCCGGACGGATCGGCTACCCGGTGGTGGTCCGGCCTTCCTACGTCCTCGGTGGACGGGCCATGGAGATCGTCTTTGACGAGGCCCAGTTGCGCTCTTACTTCACCGAGGCGGCCCAGGTCTGCCCCGGTCACCCCATTCTCATCGACAAGTTCCTGCAGCACGCCATCGAAGTGGACGTGGACGCTCTCAGCGACGGCCAGGATACGCTGGTGGCCGGGATCATGGAGCACATTGAGGAAGCCGGAATCCACTCCGGCGACTCAGCCTGCGTCCTGCCTCCGCACACGCTGCCCGAGACAATCATCGCCGAAATCCGCCGCCAGACCGAAGCCCTGGCCCGGGAACTGGGCGTGATCGGACTGATGAACATTCAGTACGCGGTCCAGGACGGGACGATCTACATTCTGGAGGTCAACCCCCGGGCTTCGCGCACCGCGCCCTTCGTGAGCAAAGCCACCGGCCTGCCCCTGGCCAAGCTGGCCACCCGGATCATGCTCGGGCAAAAACTGAAGGATCTGGGCATCCCGGACCAGGTTCCGCTGAAGTACATCTCGGTCAAGGAATCCGTCTTTCCGTTCCGACGCTTCCCCGGTGTGGACGTGCTCCTGGGACCGGAAATGCGCTCCACTGGAGAGGTCATGGGCATTGACGAGAGCTTCGGCCTAGCCTTCATGAAGAGCCAACTCGCCGCGGGCCAACGCTTGCCCGAATCCGGGACGGTGTTCATCTCCGTGAACGACGCGGACAAGCAGGACGTCCTGCCCGTGGCCAAAATATTCCAGGAACTTGGCTTCCGGATTCTGGCCACCAAGGGCACCGCAGGCCTGCTTCAGCAACACGGCCTCAGCGCGGAGCAAGTCTTCAAAGTCCACGAGGGCCGTCCCCACGTGGTGGACCATATCAAAAACAAGGCCATCGACTTGGTGATCAACACCTCCTCCGGGAAAAAAACCGTGCACGACTCCTCCTCCATCCGGCAAACCACCCTGCTCTACGGCATCCCCTACACCACCACCCTGGCCGGCGCCAAAGCCATGGCCCAGGCCCTCCAGGAACTCAAAGGCCGGGGCATGGAAGTGAAGAGTTTGCAGGAGTATCATCAAGGTTGA
- a CDS encoding BrnT family toxin, translating to MRFEFDSSKSNANLLKHGISFPDATALWMDEKRLIVPAKMVQETRYAIIAEWNGKIWTGIFTMRSDAIRIISVRRARQNEREHYSKS from the coding sequence ATGCGGTTTGAGTTTGATTCCTCCAAAAGCAATGCAAACCTGCTCAAGCATGGGATAAGCTTTCCAGATGCAACAGCTCTTTGGATGGATGAAAAACGTCTCATTGTTCCCGCCAAAATGGTTCAAGAAACTCGTTATGCCATTATCGCGGAATGGAATGGCAAAATTTGGACGGGAATTTTCACCATGAGGTCTGATGCGATTCGGATTATCTCCGTAAGGAGGGCGCGCCAAAATGAACGAGAACACTATTCTAAAAGCTGA
- the brnA gene encoding type II toxin-antitoxin system BrnA family antitoxin, with product MNENTILKAEEFDRRFDVGEDISDFLDFSQATRPGLEKQTVSFSFPSWMISSMTDQAKILGVSTEAMVTMWISEKLPKTQRHTFQEHAQ from the coding sequence ATGAACGAGAACACTATTCTAAAAGCTGAAGAATTTGATCGACGTTTCGATGTTGGAGAAGATATTTCCGATTTTCTCGACTTCTCTCAAGCAACAAGGCCCGGTTTGGAAAAACAGACCGTTTCCTTTTCCTTTCCGAGTTGGATGATCTCGTCCATGACTGATCAAGCAAAAATACTCGGCGTCTCCACGGAAGCCATGGTGACCATGTGGATTTCCGAGAAATTGCCGAAAACGCAACGACACACTTTTCAGGAACACGCTCAATGA